Within the Candidatus Acidiferrales bacterium genome, the region TTTCAATACCTGCGGTGTAAATGGTTTTACGATGTAGTTGTTCACTTTCGCTTTGAGCGCTTCCATCACGTCTTCCTTCATGCCGCGAGTCGTAACCATGAGTATGGGTAACTCTGCGAACTGTTCCTCGCTGCGCACTGCTTTTGTGAATTCGAGGCCGCTCATGTTCGGCATATTCCAGTCGGTTATTATAAAGTCTATTTTGTCGACGTAAAGTTTTGTGATTGCATCCTTGCCGTCTTCTGCTTCAATAATATCATCGTACCCTAAACTCTTCAGCGCATTGTTGACGATTCTCCTCATAGTCTGAGAATC harbors:
- a CDS encoding response regulator, giving the protein MKFLVVDDSQTMRRIVNNALKSLGYDDIIEAEDGKDAITKLYVDKIDFIITDWNMPNMSGLEFTKAVRSEEQFAELPILMVTTRGMKEDVMEALKAKVNNYIVKPFTPQVLKEKIDLVMKTV